Proteins encoded together in one Catellatospora citrea window:
- a CDS encoding NAD(P)-dependent alcohol dehydrogenase: protein MKAVVYTRYGTTDELRLTEVPTPVPQGSEVLVKVRSVSLNLSDWEGLRGTPLYSRFGGLRRPRRHVLGSDIAGQVVATGPDATLFQPGDDVYADILTYLGGFAEYVCVPQRVLARMPEAMTYEQAAALPQAGAIALQGIVVKGQVRAGQRVLINGAGGGSGMYAIQLAKLHGAEVTGVDNGEKQESMRALGADHTIDYTREDFTRNGRTYDLILDMAAYRSVRAYHRSLAPGGRYFCVGGSAGTLLRVLVGGAVTGRLADKKVRVLAVRLGVAHLQPIVELCGQGKIVTVIDRRYGLDEVPQALRYLGEGHAKGKVVVNID from the coding sequence ATGAAGGCCGTCGTCTACACCCGATACGGAACCACTGACGAACTGCGGTTGACCGAGGTGCCGACACCGGTGCCACAGGGCAGCGAGGTGCTGGTCAAGGTGCGCTCGGTGTCGCTGAACCTGTCCGATTGGGAGGGCCTGCGCGGCACGCCGCTGTATTCCCGCTTCGGCGGGCTGCGCAGACCGCGACGCCACGTGCTCGGCTCCGACATCGCCGGGCAGGTGGTGGCGACCGGCCCCGACGCGACACTGTTCCAGCCGGGCGACGACGTCTACGCCGACATCCTCACCTACCTCGGCGGCTTCGCGGAGTATGTCTGCGTGCCGCAGCGCGTGCTGGCCCGGATGCCCGAGGCGATGACCTACGAACAGGCGGCCGCGCTGCCCCAGGCCGGGGCCATCGCACTGCAGGGCATCGTGGTGAAAGGACAGGTCAGGGCCGGACAGCGGGTGCTGATCAACGGTGCCGGCGGTGGTTCGGGCATGTACGCGATCCAGCTCGCCAAGCTGCACGGTGCAGAGGTGACCGGGGTCGACAACGGCGAGAAGCAGGAGTCGATGCGAGCGCTGGGCGCCGATCACACCATCGACTACACCCGAGAGGACTTCACCCGCAACGGGCGCACCTACGATCTGATCCTCGACATGGCCGCCTACCGTTCGGTGCGGGCGTACCACCGCTCGTTGGCGCCCGGGGGCCGCTACTTCTGTGTCGGCGGTTCGGCGGGCACGCTGCTGCGGGTGCTGGTGGGCGGGGCGGTGACCGGTCGCCTGGCGGACAAGAAGGTCCGGGTGCTGGCGGTGCGGCTGGGCGTCGCGCACCTGCAGCCGATCGTGGAGCTCTGCGGACAGGGGAAGATCGTCACGGTCATCGACCGTCGATACGGGCTGGACGAGGTGCCGCAGGCGCTGCGCTACCTCGGTGAGGGTCACGCCAAGGGCAAGGTCGTCGTCAACATCGACTGA
- a CDS encoding M15 family metallopeptidase, producing the protein MPSPTPTRIGNATPAPSWLGTRVLPVGPQGYAAARPTPPELRNRSIITVDDLPPPADGRFHATVQAVPADVLARSSWTRKCPIAAADLRYLTVGFRGFDGRAHTGELLANARVADDLVTVFKRLFAADFPIERMRISSAAELNAPSTGDANTTEVFACRPVRGRKGWSQHAYGLAVDLNPFQNPYQKGKIVLPELATAYLDRAETRPGMAQPREQAVKAFAAIGWEWGGDYRSLKDYMHFSATGG; encoded by the coding sequence GTGCCAAGCCCCACACCCACCCGCATCGGGAACGCCACCCCCGCGCCGTCCTGGCTGGGAACACGAGTGCTCCCGGTGGGGCCGCAGGGGTACGCCGCAGCCCGGCCGACCCCGCCCGAACTGCGTAACCGGTCGATCATCACCGTCGACGACCTGCCGCCACCGGCCGACGGCCGCTTCCACGCGACCGTCCAGGCGGTGCCGGCCGACGTACTGGCGCGATCCAGCTGGACCAGGAAGTGCCCGATCGCCGCGGCCGACCTGCGCTACCTCACGGTCGGCTTCCGCGGCTTCGACGGCCGCGCCCACACCGGCGAACTGCTGGCCAACGCCCGGGTGGCCGACGACCTGGTCACCGTGTTCAAGCGACTCTTCGCCGCGGACTTCCCGATCGAGCGGATGCGGATCTCCAGCGCCGCGGAACTGAACGCGCCGTCGACCGGCGACGCCAACACCACCGAGGTGTTCGCCTGCCGGCCGGTACGCGGCCGGAAAGGGTGGTCGCAGCACGCCTACGGGCTGGCCGTGGATCTCAATCCGTTCCAGAACCCGTACCAGAAGGGCAAAATCGTCCTGCCCGAGCTCGCCACCGCCTACCTCGACCGCGCCGAAACGCGGCCCGGCATGGCGCAGCCCCGCGAGCAGGCCGTCAAGGCCTTCGCCGCGATCGGCTGGGAGTGGGGCGGGGACTACCGGTCCCTGAAGGACTACATGCACTTCTCCGCCACCGGCGGCTGA
- a CDS encoding MFS transporter: MTFSAILDRARPPSRLAGRLSAQSLLFALGQGTFLTGSAVFFTQIVGLSAAQVGLGLTFAGIAAFLAAVPMGKLVDRYGPKKMWAVSCAGQAAMFAVWPFITDFTGYVAMAVGMEVIAALGAAAYGAYTIDVLPPDERVRSRAYMYSALNLGFTLGSVMGGIALAFHSNDVLHALPWFTAVTFLVNGVAVTRLPRASHDERTPEERKVRIPGPGPLRNPGWLLTTFFAGVFWTNQVLLNVVIPLWLVEQTDAPRVVLAFLFATNTVMCIFLPMVTSRSVKDVPTALKAIRLSSAFFVLSCLITLATHDTVGWVTIFLVWLGHVAVTGAELYLSAASWSFEAELMDPRQRGSYQGAAELSGTLGKVWAPAVYTFLALSWGAGGWLVIAGIIVIATIAIHPSVRLARRFLERHVPADVLADARASSGDAEEEAGAPSPRQADVSQPESAGSR; this comes from the coding sequence GTGACGTTCTCCGCCATCCTCGACCGTGCCCGCCCGCCGTCGCGCCTGGCCGGGCGTCTGTCCGCGCAGTCGCTGCTGTTCGCACTCGGGCAGGGCACGTTCTTGACCGGATCGGCGGTGTTCTTCACCCAGATCGTCGGGTTGTCGGCTGCCCAGGTCGGTCTCGGCCTGACGTTCGCCGGCATCGCCGCCTTCCTCGCCGCCGTGCCGATGGGCAAGCTCGTCGACCGCTACGGGCCGAAGAAGATGTGGGCGGTCAGCTGTGCCGGGCAGGCGGCGATGTTCGCGGTCTGGCCGTTCATCACCGACTTCACGGGCTACGTCGCCATGGCCGTCGGCATGGAGGTGATCGCCGCGCTCGGCGCCGCCGCATACGGGGCATACACGATCGACGTGCTGCCGCCGGACGAGCGGGTGCGGTCACGCGCCTACATGTACTCCGCGCTCAACCTCGGCTTCACCCTCGGCTCCGTGATGGGTGGCATCGCGCTCGCGTTCCACTCCAACGACGTGCTGCACGCACTGCCCTGGTTCACCGCCGTGACCTTTCTGGTCAACGGGGTCGCCGTCACGCGGCTGCCGCGGGCTTCGCACGACGAGCGCACCCCGGAGGAACGCAAGGTCCGTATCCCCGGGCCGGGTCCGCTGCGCAACCCCGGTTGGCTGCTCACCACCTTCTTCGCCGGGGTCTTCTGGACCAACCAGGTGCTGCTGAACGTCGTCATTCCGCTCTGGCTGGTCGAGCAGACCGACGCCCCGCGAGTGGTGCTGGCCTTCCTGTTCGCCACCAACACGGTGATGTGCATCTTCCTGCCGATGGTCACCTCCCGCAGCGTCAAGGACGTGCCGACAGCGCTCAAGGCGATCCGGCTGTCCTCCGCCTTCTTCGTGCTCTCCTGCCTGATCACGCTCGCGACGCACGACACCGTCGGCTGGGTGACGATCTTCCTGGTGTGGCTGGGCCACGTCGCCGTGACGGGGGCTGAGCTCTACCTCTCGGCGGCGAGCTGGTCCTTCGAAGCCGAGCTGATGGACCCGCGCCAGCGTGGCTCCTACCAGGGCGCGGCTGAGCTGAGCGGCACCCTGGGCAAGGTCTGGGCGCCGGCGGTGTACACCTTCCTCGCATTGAGCTGGGGCGCCGGCGGCTGGCTGGTGATCGCGGGCATCATCGTGATCGCCACCATCGCCATCCATCCGTCGGTCCGGCTGGCCCGGCGATTCCTCGAGCGGCACGTCCCCGCGGACGTGCTGGCCGACGCCCGCGCCTCCAGCGGCGATGCCGAAGAAGAGGCCGGTGCACCGTCGCCGCGCCAGGCCGACGTGTCGCAGCCGGAGTCGGCCGGCAGCCGTTAG
- a CDS encoding M91 family zinc metallopeptidase gives MGIPPEDQEHFPPITAAESTWQLHANPGRITSAASAWRRFGKSATSLGDDLDADAKKLVGSQWSGPARDSYVNHRTKLISSVDALQDNAGKLAGQLEGIAGLLQRYQGLLDAEYDKVKFRDVGGTFHPRSEEEQKLIGGAVAEARSLRKELEQALAQSLSGFDRSGWDTVAADWGAVATGTADPFTMPAEATDGVSVIMVDGRAVVNTGTGDDDVKVRVDPKTGDVIVSVNGADYYYPPGTPVTIRGGEGNDTIEVPKGSNIRVTLLGGAGNDTIRGGDGAEQIFGGRGTDDLYGGRADDYISGGAGIDYIDGQDGNDVLSGGAGQDTLYGLGGDDQLSGGEDDDYLEGAKGNDSLHGGTGNDVLSGGHGDDKLAGGTGDDVYYGGHGKDQITAGGGRDTAYRQDEDTVDGVASDVKVEISDKAQFIKIEGSDEFKERVLADLDMYRASPTGQQMLDNLQDKRDPNFLFGENTLTIKELDEENGYASKGHKLANSDSVIQYNPAFTFDAERGRPSMVLYHELGHVYDYWNDTFQEEKIVGGPDDGIKKGERQAAGLPFDHDDDSSTPDQLDPDHPIQYTENGLRREMGMRERDTYRTYTGDGW, from the coding sequence ATGGGAATTCCACCGGAAGACCAGGAGCACTTCCCGCCGATCACGGCGGCCGAATCGACCTGGCAGCTGCACGCGAACCCGGGGCGGATCACCAGCGCCGCCTCGGCATGGCGACGGTTCGGCAAGTCGGCCACGTCGCTGGGCGACGACCTCGACGCCGACGCCAAGAAGCTCGTGGGCTCCCAGTGGTCGGGCCCGGCCCGCGACAGCTACGTCAACCACCGGACCAAACTCATCTCCAGCGTCGACGCGCTGCAGGACAACGCGGGCAAGCTGGCCGGTCAGCTCGAGGGCATAGCCGGTCTGCTGCAGCGTTACCAGGGACTGCTCGACGCCGAGTACGACAAGGTGAAGTTCCGCGACGTCGGCGGCACGTTCCACCCCCGCAGCGAGGAAGAGCAGAAGCTGATCGGCGGCGCCGTCGCCGAGGCACGATCCCTGCGCAAGGAACTGGAGCAGGCGCTCGCCCAGAGCCTCAGCGGTTTCGACAGGTCGGGCTGGGACACCGTCGCCGCCGACTGGGGCGCGGTCGCCACCGGCACCGCCGACCCGTTCACGATGCCCGCGGAGGCGACCGACGGCGTATCGGTGATCATGGTGGACGGCCGGGCGGTCGTGAACACCGGCACCGGAGACGACGACGTCAAGGTCCGGGTCGACCCGAAGACCGGCGACGTCATCGTCAGCGTCAACGGCGCGGACTACTACTACCCGCCGGGCACCCCGGTCACCATCCGCGGCGGCGAGGGCAACGACACCATCGAGGTCCCGAAGGGCTCCAACATCCGCGTGACACTGCTCGGCGGAGCGGGGAACGACACCATCCGCGGCGGCGACGGCGCCGAGCAGATCTTCGGCGGGCGCGGCACGGACGACCTCTACGGCGGTCGCGCCGACGACTACATCTCCGGCGGCGCCGGCATCGACTACATCGACGGCCAGGACGGAAACGATGTGCTGTCCGGTGGCGCCGGCCAGGACACCCTGTACGGCCTGGGCGGCGACGACCAGCTGTCCGGCGGCGAGGACGACGACTACCTCGAAGGCGCGAAGGGCAACGACTCGCTGCACGGCGGCACCGGCAACGACGTGCTGTCCGGCGGCCACGGCGACGACAAGCTCGCCGGCGGCACCGGCGACGACGTCTACTACGGCGGCCACGGCAAGGACCAGATCACCGCGGGCGGCGGCCGGGACACCGCCTACCGGCAGGACGAGGACACCGTCGACGGCGTGGCGTCCGACGTCAAGGTCGAGATCAGCGACAAGGCGCAGTTCATCAAGATCGAAGGCTCCGACGAGTTCAAGGAACGGGTGCTCGCCGATCTCGACATGTACCGCGCCTCGCCGACCGGCCAGCAGATGCTGGACAACCTGCAGGACAAGCGCGACCCGAACTTCCTGTTCGGCGAGAACACGCTGACCATCAAGGAGCTCGACGAGGAGAACGGCTACGCCAGCAAGGGCCACAAGCTCGCCAACTCCGACTCCGTCATCCAGTACAACCCGGCCTTCACCTTCGATGCCGAGCGCGGCCGACCGTCGATGGTGCTCTACCACGAGCTCGGGCACGTGTACGACTACTGGAACGACACCTTCCAGGAGGAAAAGATCGTCGGCGGGCCTGATGACGGCATCAAGAAGGGCGAGCGGCAGGCGGCGGGGCTTCCCTTCGACCACGACGACGACTCCTCGACGCCGGACCAGCTCGACCCCGACCACCCGATCCAGTACACCGAGAACGGGCTGCGCCGGGAGATGGGCATGCGCGAACGAGACACCTACCGCACCTACACGGGAGACGGCTGGTGA
- a CDS encoding PadR family transcriptional regulator, with amino-acid sequence MSIREPTFFILTALAKEPLHGYGIIRTVDELSEGRVKLQAGTLYAALDRLTGEGHVSLDREEAVEGRLRRYYRLTDGGRALLTAEVELLRKNASLAAARLRAIPAV; translated from the coding sequence ATGTCGATCCGCGAACCGACCTTCTTCATCCTGACCGCGCTGGCGAAGGAGCCACTGCACGGCTACGGCATCATCCGGACCGTCGACGAACTCTCCGAGGGCCGGGTAAAGCTGCAGGCGGGCACGCTGTACGCCGCCCTGGACCGGCTGACCGGTGAAGGGCACGTATCCCTCGATCGCGAGGAGGCCGTCGAGGGCCGCCTCCGCCGGTACTACCGGCTCACCGACGGCGGCAGAGCGCTGCTCACCGCCGAGGTGGAGTTGCTTCGCAAGAACGCTTCCCTGGCCGCAGCCCGGCTGCGCGCGATTCCGGCAGTGTAG
- a CDS encoding DUF6000 family protein — protein sequence MGKTEVVVSMWDWIAVHVWYRPAGVLMLPLLDAAGRHELRLRRRCGAWRYLQLRQPALLMPRARQRLFQWGLRRCARRATVADLLELLDYGWRERLVAGWLIACGSRSELRPRIARDMSDPRSGGFLHPYCVALAGLGTEQDARILSDYLLMSLAPEEDEDERHCQIAAMGALLYLDDSLGTGYAEAILGPDGPWARWPGASGVSLEEARRDAAGLVAFARGADPGFRARLAGDLPKRSGATKD from the coding sequence GTGTGGTATCGCCCCGCCGGTGTCCTCATGTTGCCCCTGCTCGACGCGGCAGGTCGGCATGAGCTGCGGCTGCGGCGGCGCTGCGGCGCGTGGCGGTACCTGCAGTTGAGGCAACCCGCGTTGTTGATGCCAAGGGCGCGCCAGCGGTTGTTCCAGTGGGGGCTGCGGCGCTGTGCCCGGCGTGCCACGGTGGCGGATCTGTTGGAGTTGCTCGACTACGGCTGGCGGGAGCGCCTGGTCGCGGGCTGGTTGATCGCGTGCGGGAGCCGCAGCGAGCTACGCCCTCGCATCGCCCGGGACATGAGCGACCCGAGGTCGGGCGGATTCCTGCACCCGTACTGTGTCGCCTTGGCCGGCCTGGGCACGGAGCAGGATGCCCGGATTCTGAGCGACTACCTGCTCATGAGCCTCGCACCGGAGGAGGACGAGGACGAGCGGCATTGTCAGATCGCGGCGATGGGCGCGCTGCTGTATCTCGATGACAGTCTGGGCACCGGCTATGCCGAAGCGATCCTCGGCCCGGACGGGCCGTGGGCGCGCTGGCCGGGCGCGTCCGGTGTGTCCCTGGAGGAGGCGCGGCGCGACGCTGCCGGCCTGGTGGCATTCGCCCGCGGTGCAGACCCGGGCTTCCGTGCTCGCTTGGCCGGTGACCTGCCGAAGCGAAGCGGGGCAACTAAAGATTGA